A genomic segment from Glycine soja cultivar W05 chromosome 20, ASM419377v2, whole genome shotgun sequence encodes:
- the LOC114401254 gene encoding transcription factor UPBEAT1-like, with protein sequence MGISSQTSLVSFSLKDLIQGTEENKTSSSYGCLWSKVLTAQAKKVKGTKRSVRRPRRILMMNRRSGSRRGSYNGIRRRVRTLKSLVPNSDSLGLDGLFRQTADYILSLQTRVRVMQVMVKVLTGSDE encoded by the coding sequence ATGGGAATTTCTTCACAGACTTCTCTTGTTTCCTTCTCTTTGAAAGATCTGATTCAGGGAACTGAAGAAAACAAAACTTCTTCATCATATGGGTGTTTGTGGAGCAAAGTCTTGACAGCACAAGCCAAGAAGGTGAAAGGCACAAAGAGAAGTGTTAGGAGGCCAAGGAGGATTTTGATGATGAATAGAAGGAGTGGCTCTAGAAGAGGATCCTACAATGGGATTAGAAGACGTGTGAGAACATTGAAGAGCCTTGTGCCAAATAGTGACTCTTTGGGGTTGGATGGACTCTTCAGACAAACTGCTGATTACATATTGTCTCTACAAACGAGAGTGAGAGTCATGCAGGTTATGGTTAAGGTATTGACAGGTTCGGACGAGTGA